In Ipomoea triloba cultivar NCNSP0323 chromosome 7, ASM357664v1, a single genomic region encodes these proteins:
- the LOC116024198 gene encoding uncharacterized protein LOC116024198 yields MYVASWKQISTLEKSGMVSNSQHSSSITQWQSPPCGFLKINIDVAMDSERHRMGFGWAVRDASGVLLGMAMLTMEGLYSVKEAEAMGAREALSWLKAKGWQSVILETDAQVVTNAVRGGKNLTPFGAIIDDIRSYLKELPYVRFQFVKRSGNMVAHTVAFHALHYSAGGFSECFTSSPRFLSAVMYGDFSH; encoded by the coding sequence ATGTATGTTGCAAGTTGGAAGCAGATTTCTACTCTTGAGAAAAGTGGTATGGTCTCTAATTCTCAACATTCTAGTTCAATCACGCAGTGGCAGTCTCCTCCCTGTGGGTTTTTGAAGATAAACATAGACGTTGCCATGGACTCCGAGAGACACCGTATGGGGTTCGGGTGGGCAGTCCGGGACGCCTCTGGTGTTTTATTGGGTATGGCTATGCTTACAATGGAGGGGCTTTACTCGGTTAAGGAGGCGGAAGCTATGGGCGCGAGAGAGGCTCTAAGTTGGTTGAAGGCTAAAGGGTGGCAGTCTGTGATCCTTGAAACTGATGCTCAGGTCGTCACTAACGCTGTGCGTGGTGGGAAGAATTTAACTCCTTTCGGGGCTATTATCGATGACATTCGTAGTTATTTGAAGGAATTACCGTATGTTCGTTTTCAGTTTGTTAAACGTAGTGGTAATATGGTCGCTCATACTGTTGCTTTTCATGCTTTACATTACTCGGCTGGGGGTTTTAGTGAGTGTTTTACTTCTAGCCCTCGGTTCCTTTCTGCTGTAATGTATGGCGATTTCTCGCATTAA
- the LOC116025685 gene encoding zinc finger protein BALDIBIS-like, whose translation MMSSDDALSSLTSSMRAFINNNTNQDPNPNPNPNPSPSPNPNPNPSNKRKRNLPGNPDPDAEVIALSPKSLMATNRFICEICNKGFQRDQNLQLHRRGHNLPWKLKQRNNKEVIKKKVYICPEKSCVHHDPSRALGDLTGIKKHFSRKHGEKKWKCDKCSKKYAVQSDWKAHSKICGTREYKCDCGTLFSRKDSFITHRAFCDALAEESARFTTSVPNLNFRNELLSAGNPGFGSHVFRPPQNEVMMGVDAAGNHHHQLGLDGQKPRLPLWLDSNNANEFGGGGGLAHELLQMAAPPAANMLGLSSQNHWFHGSGSASSSSLPPVMKEEDEGKISSMFYEAAAAGAAPPPPAHMSATALLQKAAQMGSSRSGNNTSSPLFGTGFGLVGSTLSSLAGSFTSRNELLHHQQHHHQNLGKQQPQPHDQTLNGLQTSNASTLTAPANNNNNNNTQPNDHHPSLLLGDMNSSSSLVGENSSSSLMMQNTKGKHLNHTLPSGNSEVVEGSLTRDFLGVGGSEGRPFFQPHELVKFASTSSSLPLNDYSRHN comes from the exons ATGATGTCATCCGATGATGCCCTCTCCTCTCTCACTTCCTCCATGAGAGCCTTCATTAACAACAACACCAATCAAGATCCCAATCCAAACCCTAATCCCAATCCATCCCCTTCCCCAAACCCTAACCCCAATCCTTCCAACAAGAGAAAGAGAAATCTCCCTGGCAATCCAg ATCCAGATGCAGAAGTGATAGCGCTATCGCCCAAGTCTTTAATGGCGACGAACCGGTTTATCTGCGAAATCTGCAACAAGGGTTTCCAGAGGGACCAGAATCTGCAGCTGCACAGGAGAGGGCACAATCTGCCATGGAAGCTGAAGCAAAGGAACAACAAGGAGGTGATCAAGAAGAAGGTGTATATATGCCCGGAGAAGAGCTGCGTTCACCATGACCCGTCTCGAGCTCTCGGGGACCTCACTGGGATCAAGAAACACTTCAGCAGAAAGCATGGGGAGAAGAAATGGAAGTGCGATAAGTGCTCCAAGAAGTATGCTGTCCAGTCTGATTGGAAAGCTCATAGTAAGATTTGTGGGACTAGGGAGTATAAATGTGACTGTGGAACTCTTTTCTCCag GAAAGACAGCTTTATTACACATAGGGCGTTTTGTGATGCATTAGCGGAGGAGAGTGCGAGGTTTACTACTTCTGTCCCGAATCTCAACTTCCGTAACGAATTGCTGTCCGCCGGGAATCCCGGATTCGGATCTCACGTTTTCCGGCCGCCGCAGAACGAGGTGATGATGGGTGTGGACGCGGCGgggaatcatcatcatcagctcGGTCTGGACGGGCAGAAGCCGCGGCTGCCGCTTTGGCTGGACTCCAATAACGCCAACGAgttcggcggcggcggcggcttaGCTCACGAGCTCCTACAAATGGCGGCGCCACCGGCGGCTAATATGCTGGGTTTGTCTTCGCAGAACCACTGGTTTCACGGCAGCGGCAGCGCGTCTTCGTCGTCGCTACCGCCGGTGATGAAGGAGGAGGACGAGGGGAAGATAAGCTCCATGTTCTacgaggcggcggcggcgggggctgcgccgccgccgccggctcACATGTCGGCTACCGCGCTTTTGCAAAAAGCCGCCCAGATGGGCTCGAGCCGGAGCGGCAACAACACTAGCTCCCCACTTTTCGGCACTGGATTCGGACTAGTGGGGTCCACCTTGTCTTCCTTAGCGGGCAGTTTCACTTCAAGAAACGAacttcttcatcatcaacaacatcatcatcagaaCCTCGGAAAGCAACAACCTCAGCCACACGATCAAACGTTGAATGGTCTGCAAACCTCAAACGCATCAACATTGACCGCACCAgccaataacaacaacaacaacaacacccaACCAAATGATCATCATCCTAGCTTGCTATTGGGGGACATGAATTCCTCATCTTCCTTAGTGGGGGAAAACTCTTCTTCATCATTGATGATGCAAAACACCAAGGGTAAGCACCTCAATCACACTCTTCCAAGTGGGAATAGTGAAGTAGTTGAAGGGAGTTTGACTAGGGATTTCCTAGGGGTCGGAGGGAGCGAGGGTAGACCCTTTTTTCAACCTCACGAGTTAGTCAAGTTCGCGTCCACTTCATCGTCCCTGCCTTTGAATGATTACTCCCGACACAACTAA